From the Salmo trutta chromosome 25, fSalTru1.1, whole genome shotgun sequence genome, the window CAGCCACGTTGTACATCTCCACAGTGATGTAAGGTTCATCTGGATGGTGTGTATCCACCTGATAGATAGATaatacagacagtgttaggttAGTCTAAACTGTGAGTACCAGCTACATCCACAGACAAGGCTTGATGCTTCCCCGCCCACCCTGTAAGGAATCAGGCTGCAGAGGTCATCCAGGTAGAACTCCTCGATGGCGTAGGGAGCCCCCTCCACCTCAAACACATAGGCTGGGTTCATCTGGCTGCGGATAGGGGTGCCAAAGTACTCTGCAAACTCCCTGCAGTTGATGGTGGCTGACATGAGGATGACCTGCATAAAGGGGGAAGGGAGGCATTGCGTGTCTGTTCAGTCAGTACGGTTTAGGATCACATGGTGGTGAGTGCTGAGAAGTGTGGGCTGAGAAGCGTGGGCTCACCTTGATGTAACGAGAGTTGGAATGGAGGAGCTTCCTCACAACCAACAGGAGAAAGTCCAACTCCTCCGTCCGTTCATGGACCTGAAATACAGAACCACCCTGCTTACTGATTGGCTCATCCACTGCCATGGCAAGATATTACTCAGCATCAACTAGTTTCATGTTACTGGGTACTACGATACACTGAACACCAGATAGGACAACATTATTACCAGTCAAGTCATCTGTAGACTACGTTGAAATGACGACCAGTCTGTCTCAACAGGAAAGTGAGTCTTGGTTACCTCATCTATGAAGATGTGGGAGTACTCAGTCAGGCTCTTGGCGCCGACCAGTTTCTGCAGCAGCACCCCAGTGGTCATGTAGATGAGTCTGGTGTGTTCAGTGGCCATCTTCTCTAGGCCCACCtgaaacaaaccaacaaacaTAATGGCTAAGTGGCAAGTGTACATTCACACACAAGCACAAAAACACATCCATGTAGGTCAAGAGGAAAGGTGAAGCCTAAAGGCAGACGTGAGGATGCAACATCTACCGTCGCTTCCATCTGTGATGTCAAACAATCATTACCCAGAGCACTCTCTCACCACACAACGTGACTCTCTATCAGACAAATGACCTGTCCTAACAACCACGTCCTCCCCCCAGGGAAGATGCCCTCATGTTCTGCTACTCAATTCTAAGTACAAATTCCATTACGGCTTGACTTTCATAAAACTCTCAGAGAAACTAAAGATCGAGAGAGAAGGCACAGTAAATATTCACTACAATCCCCCTAGGACAGACAGAGCCAAAGTTAAGAGAACTGGATAAAAGCAGCCCTCCATGTTAGTACAGACAGGGGAAGGTCACTGTGAAAGCAGAAACTCTCCATACATCCTCAATGCCTGGAATCCATCAGTTTCTCCAGCTCTCCACTGGAACCATTACAGTGGATGGAACCAATCAATTGAATAATAATCATTATATGGTACTACATGAATGGTGTAAATAACACTTTATAGCTCCCACAAGGTGCAGAGTATGAGTACTTGGCTACCATTATCTTCTAGTGTCTCCTACAGCTCTGCTTCACCCCTTCATCTTTCATTAGTTCACACTGCACTATACTGTGACCTCCCATCTATATTTATTCTGACAAGCTTTCAAGCCCTTAGGTGTTCATCAGGTCAGCCCATCACTGTATCACTCCTCAATCACTGTCTTGCTAGCAGTGACATCACCCCTGCTGCAGTCCACAGCAGAGCAGACAGAGGCGAGGAGCAGGGAGCTATAATTAGACTGTCTCTCTTGTTTCAGAGCTGGACACAATGCAACCAGACAGCCTGGAAACAGTCCAGCATGGAAGCCTGTCCACCCCACTCCTTCCACTCTTCTCTCTGTGAGAGAAACGTCAAGTGGGCTTTTCGTACAGCGCTTCATCGAGAGATAATACTATCGCTAGAGGTGCTAAACTCAGTCCACTGCCCCTTGTTATGCAACCTGAACTCTGAATTCTTGTTTCTTtaacctttttctctctcttctttccacCAAGGGATGTGTATGGTGTGCATGGTAATGTGTTTTTTGGGGTATAGATATCAAAATGGTATAATTAACAATGTATGAGCGAGTGTGGTGTGAATTCTTCACTAACCTGGTATCCCACCAGACTACCCAGGGTGCACTTGCGCTCTCTGGCAACCCATCGGGCAATGCTGCTGGCGCCTATTTTGCGAGGCTGGGTGACCACAAGGTTACAGGGGGCATTCTTATCGCTGTAGTAGTCCAGGATGAACTGGGGCAGCTGGGTAGTTTTCCCACTGCCTGTGGCTCCACGAATGATCACCACAGAGTTGTTCTCGATCAGAGAGATGAGCTagaaatacacaaacacatatcaaacacaacagaggagagaacattaTATTTGCCATTTTAAAGCTGAACATCAAAATATGATTCAACAATCTAAATTACAGTTTATAGTAAAGTATTCTAAAATGTTCATGTtcagacacaaaaacatccaGATCCTGCTCTTGCTGGACAATAAATGTGAATCTGAGTAGGAAATGAAAGTCTAAATCACAAATATTTTCAATAATGGCCCTACTCCTCCAGACTGTTACTTGAAAGCATGTGATGACAGTCACAGTGAGTTAGGGTCCCTGCTCTTGTTGCGCCTATGGCTCCATCAGATAGAATCAGTGCTTATCTGAAGCACAGTAAAACCTTGAATGGAGTTACGACCTGAGGAACTGTTGCCAATGACCATCTCTGTTCAAGTCTATAACCTGAAAAGGTCTGAAATGGCAGGAGTACCTAAAGCGTGTGAAGCTACTAAAGTATTTTACCTCCTGTCTATTCTTTGTGATGGGCAAGCTGGGGTAGTCATAACTGGCTAATGGGGGTGGAGGCACACCTAGAGTTGGAGAGACGAACACAAAAAGGTTTGCTCATTGACTTTCTTAATTGTTGGGAAAAAAAGGAATCCAATTGAAAGCCAAATTAATTAGAAAGTTATATCAATGTGTAACTCACTCGCAGAAAAGTCAGGCTTTCCTGTCTTGTTCCTCAGTCCCCCACCTTCACTCTTTGGGCTGACCTGCTGTTGGGGAGCTTTTGCAGGGCTAGAGAGAAACACAGATTCTCAGGTAAATCAAAAGATAGTCTGACATTTCAGTGCACAGTCAACTAATGTCAATTCCCTGGCTCTTTTGGTCTGGCCAAACGAGAAGAGAAAATTGCTGCATGGTGTTTCTGTCCAGCCACCCAATCCTTTTAGAAAACCAAACTTATCAGCATTTAAGCGTCAAGGAGAGACAATGCAGTTCTGTAAGTCCATGTACACTCTtacaaaaaagggttccaaaagggttcttcggctgtccccataggataaccctttttagttctaggtacaaccctttttggttgcaggtagatccctctgtggaaagggttcaatatggaacccaaaagggctctttctacttggaaccaaaaaagggttcttcaaagggttctcctaggacagccgaagaacccttttaggttctagatacaccactacactcttagaaaaagagGTGTTATCAAAGCTAGGTGAAACAAAGCGCCCCCCCATTGAACTCATATTAGGCAGCCGCATCCTCGTAGTGATACTGTGGCTTTTTCACTTTGAGTAAATAATGTTGAGTAATGCTAGTGTCTTTGTCAAGTCAAATAGCTCTTCCCCTACTTTCTTTCTGAATTCCCTCCCCTCCACCAAAAATTCTCTTTCCCTTTTTTCTCTGAGTTTCTAACATTCTTCTCTCTTACTCGTCCCCCCTGTCATCTCCCCCACTCCTCTCATTCCGTGGCTGGGCCAGTCAGGCCTGGGGCAGTGTTGCAGAGAGAGCAGTCCCAGTCATCTCAGCTTCTCTCCGGGCGAGAGGAGGACTTTATCTACACAGCAGGCAGACACACTGTCAGAGCTGGgagcagctcacacacacacatctaaaaatgCACAAGGGTTGACATGCACACCCTCACTTCAGCATCTAACAAAGCAGCTGACCTTACAACAAAGCAGCACAAAAGGAAAGGAGACAGCATTGAGTCAGAGGAGAACACTGAGAACTCCGCTGGACACAGTCCACAGGACAGGAGAGCAGGGACAAGTGAAGAGGACAATTACGCAGTACAGAGAGGACAATTtcttacagacagacagcagaggagTGCAGACAGTGTATGATCCACACTCGATCAGGACTACGAGTCCAGTAAGAACCAGAGAATGGAGACTTCACTGACAGACCCATGGATACAGAGTCCTGGAGATGCTACTCTGAGGTGCCTGTGTTGATCTCTCTGCCTACGTCTGGCTCTCTCCCTCAAGCCTCCTCACTGCAGCGTTCAAGAGTAAGTACCAACAACCATgtgtattttttaatttaaaaaaaattacatttcacACTACATAGGCTATTTGCCATTCATGGTCAGAAAGTACCAACAATAAAATGGCACTCAACTAGACAATAGCCACAAATTATTTGGCCCATTATTTTTAGACATTTTCTAGGTCAGTCAGGTTTAATAAAACAAATGACTTTTCTTGTGCTTTGAggcattgctgacaggtgtatagcaCTACAGTACCCATTACCCCAGGCTGCCTAATCTGAGTGTAGCTAAGgtgtgaggtacagagagaaCCATCAGTCTGAGGAGTTCAGTACACACCCACACCTGGGCATCCTCCTCAACAGAGTGAGAATGCCACTGAATGCTATCAGAACACTGATGACGACAGATGTCAGCTTGTATGGAGGTGATCCATTTCTCACTTTCCACCATGTCAAGTCTTCAACGAGTGCAGAACAAATCAATACAATTGCAATTCTTTCAACAGTTCTGTTAAAACAGACTTCAGGAGAACAGGACATCAGTGTCAATACTTTTGATTCAGGATGTACAATACTTTATTTTCTCACTGCAGTAACCACAGTATTCCTCCGCCATGCCCCTATTCAGCTGGATGAAATGGTTGCGTGCTGAAGGAGAACAGGCTCAAGATGAGGGGACGTCTGCTAAGTCCACAGGGGTATTACCCAGCTGCACACTGATCAGGGAGCTGCTGTGGCACGTGGAGGAGAGGGAGCGCCTGGCACGGGAGGTGGAGCGGGAACACAGGTTGGCCCACAACACCGTGGGATACCCCCACTGGCTCCAGAGCTACCCAAGGTTACGTACGCTGATCCCCGCATCGGAGCGTCACCAGTTGGAGCGTTTGTGTGCCCAGATCCAGCCCATACACACCGCCACGGTGCTCTCCAGGTACATTGTACACCCGTTTTCATACAGTAGTACCCTTTTCATATAAGCACACTGTGTCCGAAATAGCCACTGCCACCACACCAGGGTGACAATAGGCGAAGGAGACGAGTCTCAAGGGGAGCAGGGCAGAGCAATCTGCCAGGGAAGCCACTGTGTTATTGTCACAGAAGTAGGTAACATGGGGTGTGAACATGCAAAGGTGAAGTGGATCCTATGGGGCTAGGCACAGCAAAAACAACCCCCAGGGAAAGCACTCTGCATCAGCAATATCGTATCcctattaaaataaaaacatcccACAACAACATTTTACAGTGATGGTGACATTTGTATGAACACAGATTTGGTCTTTTGAAGGGCTAAATGAGGAATCATGACCCTTGTAATCATACTTGAAATAACCTTTAAATCCACCATGGATCTTGCAAAAATGAATGTACATTAACTAGATGTGCATAACCACATCCACATGGTTGATTTTCACAGCTGTCAAATAAATTGTTCAAAGCCCAGTTATACCACTGACGGAAGTGACATAcactcgacccccccccccccccccccaagaactCTCCATACAATCCTGAGGTGTGACTAGGTTTGCATAATCACATTTACAACAGTAACAAGATCGCCCAATTATTCCAGGGATATTATTCGGTGTGGAAACTCACTGCAAGCATTTTTCTTCTTTGCAAAATGTCCTCCTGACAACTAGATTGGAGTGAGCTAATAAATACGCCCTCAACCTTGTCACCTCACACAATGCATGATACTTTGAAATAGCCTACATCATTATCAGCATAATTTGTCAACTAGGTCTAATGGATAATTGAAAACCAAAACAGCTTCTCCCAAATGGCCTCATTATTGTGGGTAATGCAGTTTGGGTTAAAGAGTTTATTAACCCACtatatccctctatctatcccatTCTCAGGTTCCGCGAGGTGCTGGCCAGCAACAACATCCTGCCCTGGGAGCTGGTGTACGTCTTCAAGCAGGTGCTGAGAGACTTCCTCAACAAAGAGgaaggggaagaagaggaggagcatCTGCCACAGCCAGCACTGCTTGAGCCAATGGAGGCCTGGACCAACCGATACCAAATGAAGCAGGGCTTTGTCACACCCACCGTGCCGGACTGTGGTGAGCCCCCGAGAGAGGAGATCCCAACCATCTCTGGATATGTGGACCGTACTATGAGAGGCTCTAGTCCTTTCACTGCCCATAGGGACTGGGACCTtccctactactaccaccacccaaTGCCACACAACTCCACAGAGGCCTACAGCACCATGCTGTGAGAGGAGGCAGGGTGGTAAAGTTGTCCCCAACTCATGACCATGCTTaccttctatccttctatcccccccaaaaaaatttgcaTAAAATGTGTGTTGGATTTATTCATTTGAATGTATGAACTGCAACACAATCTTGCACAGGACAAACACTTGGGGGCAGAGTCAGACATGCAACAATGTATACTGCCATCTACCTGAACTAGGGATGCATCTCAATACTAGCTACTACAATAGGTTAGTCTACTAGCTTGCCTACTTCATTTGCACTGACAAGTCAACCGTGCTTAGACATTTTGGCACCTGGCTacagagtaccacagtatgagtcataatacccataaaacataccggtcaaacaaggaaatgttccaatggtttttccaccattcatttttccccataggggattttagaaacacttaagataagggctgtgttttgtgaaGGCTTATTCTGGCGTAACAATAATTAatgcacctgacaggtgtggcatatcaagaaactgattaaacagcatgatcattacacaggtgccccttgtgctggggacaataaaaacttaaaacgtgcagttttgtcacaacaccacAGATATCTGAAGTTTAGAGGGGGCGTgcaaattggcatgctgactgcaggatgtccaccagagctgttgacagttcatttaatgttcatttcgctaccataagctgcctccactgtcattttagagaatttggcagtacatccaacaggcctcacaacagcagaccacatgtaaccacgcacagcccaggacctccatatcaaGCTGCTTCACATGTGGGAGGAGTATTTGCCTGAAATAAAGCCCTTTAGTGGGGAAAAaacccatgtggctcagttggtagagcatggtgtttgcaacaccagggttgtgggttggattcccacgggggaccagtatggggaaaaaaatacaataaaatgtatgcattcactactgtaagtcgctctggataagagcttctgctaaatgactaaaatgtaactaattctgattggctgggcctggctgccaagtgagtGGGCCAATACCCTACCAGGCCCACCTATGGCTACAccgttcccagtcatgtgaaatccatagattagggcctaatgaatttatttcaattgactgatttccttacatgaactgtaactcagtaaaatctttgaaattgttgcgtttatatttttgttcagtatagtttgtgTTAGTAAAtcataacattttatttggcTAGTTAATACAGTACTTCTTGAAAATTATGTAGGTAGCTATGTAGCCTGAAAATCCGACGTTGAAATGCGTAGAATTCTACATCAGCGAGAAATGATCGTTTGGGTCAGGAAAGTTTCCTATCATTacctctacaagccagaatgcTAAATAACATAATTTACCGGTTGTCCGTGAGGTTGGTCATTTTGCAGGTAGGAATGAGacaatatatccacaggaaagtataattACGTCAACTTTTCAAAGCTCTGTGCGTTCAGATTTCTATCATCCGAAGCATGCGCACAATATGGAAATATACAAACGTATGCATACTTAACGAGCTCGTGCAAGTGTTTCAGGTGAGAGAAATCTCAACACACTATAAGCGCTTTGAAAAGTTGATGTAATTTTACTTGTCTATGGATATATTGTCTCATATTCCTACCTGCAAAAAGGACAAACTGCACGGACAACCGGTCAAGTACGTTAAAATAGAATGTTGAataacactttattttatgaGAAGACACTTCCAAATAAATGTATAGCATTAATATCAGACTGAACCAGAGCAGAGGTATCAGTCTGATTGTCAGGCAAGtagcaatgtagctagctaacacaaaagTATAAAGTTCCAGTCTGGTAGTTAGTGTGCTACAGTGCGAGGGAACATGTACAAGTTAGCGGGCAATTCAATTGTAcattttgctagctagccagtttaCTTACCTCTGTCTTGATGACTCCTCCGACTTTACTTTTTTTGGAGGTTCATCTGTAATTCTAATGTTAGCAAATTGGGTGCCTAATGTAAACCATTCTGTTATTTGTTCTGCAGTTATTGCTTTCTTCATGTTTACTATTTTGTGGACTCCAGCGACCGATCCGTTGGTCTTTGTTCAATGGTGATGCTGCAGAATTCTAAATGAGTTCAAAGGCACGTGACAGTACACCTGCTAAAAGGTTGCCAGTCATAAACCCCGTGTATTAAAAtgggattttaaacctaaccttaaccgcaATCCACATGCCTATCCCTAAATTAAGCCCAAATAacgacttttttttttaaatacattttttacgaTATAGACAATTTTTACTGTGCTgcggtaactagtggaaaccctgTTAAGGAGTCTGGGTTGGTCTGGATCCCCTGCAAAGGAGTCGAGAAGTCTGTGTTGCTCTGGATCAAACGTCCATCTACTGCACGGGTTGTCAACTCATTTTGCCCTGATTTAGCCTCGGGAGCCGCATTGGTGGAAAAAGTATACaaacgtcatacttgagtaaaagtaaagataccttaacagaaaatgaaaagtgaaagtcaccgagTAAAATACAacatgagtaaaagtctaaaagtatttggttttaaatatacttaagtatcaaaagtagcctaaaagtatgaatcatttcaaattccttatattaagcaaaccagatgacacaatgttattgtttttaaaatgtacggatagccaggggcacacgccaacactcagacatcatttacaaacgaagcatttgatTTTAGTGAGTCTGACCGatcataggcagtagggatggttctcttgataagtgtgtgaattggaccattttctgtcctaagcattcaaaatgtaacgagtacttttgggtgtcatggaaattttatggagtaaaaagtacattatgttctttaggaatgtagtgaagtaaaagttgtcaaaaatacaaataataaagtacagataccccccccaaAACTacctaagtagtactttaaagtatttttacttaagtactttacacccctgTATTGGTtacatccttgggatgtccctacccaatatgcagaaatcgctctgccatttccaggttactaaaattctaatagtttgtctaatttttgtttgtgacaaaacaagcaatagtgtagagaatcactgTATCATGTAATccgttgtgaaatatattttcaataaccacaaATATTGTATTTACAGCTGTTTCCAAAAGGAAAACTTAAacatgggaagcatagaaatagcgcacatagaacatatctaccactTCTTGCTTTCAACgaaaatgacagatctataactcacatttatatgtgaatttggtcgggtagcccaaaaagttaaatattgcagctttaaacgcCTATCCCTTTTCAATTTCAACATGGTAATGTCAGAGTTGAGACATACCAAGGATTCCGTTTAGACTTTTCCAGGCCTTATTTGGTTTTCAACAAGTGCGAATGGCTGCattgaaaatgtgttatatttcctCACTGTCAAAATGTGGGGGAAAAATGCTCTAACCATAATTTTTAGAATtttgcagcctggtctcagactagaCGTAACGCAGTAAAtataaatccgagacactcaaattagtatgatatgtttggtatggttacataaaacagaagGAGAGTGGTTGGTATAATGCAAACATCTAGCGACCCAAAGGTTGTGCattcaaatctcatcatggataacttttagcattttagcaacgACATACTACTTTTTAGCatgttaggttaaagggttaggggaagggatagctaactcctaaccttaaccctaaccttgttaacattagccacctagctaacgttagccacaacaaattggaatccgtacatattgtaatgaaacaggaaTGGAGTGCGGcttgaaccctcaaccttctggcccaaGGCACAGTGCAccatcgactgtgccacaaaagcatgctcgagTGGCAGATTCGATATCTGCGCTTATAAACCAGGGTCACTACACaactccctcctttcaaagagcaTGTCCTCATGCTAGACCTCACAGGACACCGTCTTACAGGACTGCGCTCACCGGCTAAGCACACGCACTGTCAtggatgcaaggtccgatcattttcacttctgacaccaatgcaaTGAAACGGGCAGGGAGCATGGCTTgaaaccctcaaccttctggcccgaaGCCCACCGAGccatcgactgtgccacaaagCATGCTTGAGTGGCAGTTACTATCCgcgtttaaaaatgttttaactttttttttaaatttaactaggcaagtcagttagccTGTGGGACGcgtgcgtcccaccctagtcaacagccagtggaatcgtgtcgcgcgaaatacaaatacctcataaatgctataacttcaatttctcaaacatatgactattttacaccattttatagatacacctctccagaatcgaaccacattgtccgatttcaaaaaggctttacagcaaaagcaaaacattcgattatgttaggagagtacccagccaaaaataatcacactgccattttcaaagcaactagcatgcatcacaaatacccaaaacacagctaaatgcagcactaacctttgacaatcttcatcagatgacactcctaggacatcatgttacacaatacatgcattttttgttcgataaagttcatatttatatataaaaacagcaatttacatcggtgcgtgacgttcagaaaatattttccctcaaatgcttccggtgaatcagctctacaattttaaaaacaaaattacaaaattactattactatacaaaattactattcgaaaacatttttaaaatgtaatattgtcattcaaagaactatagattaacatctcgtgaatgcaaccgcattgccagatttaaaaataactttactgggaaatcacactatGCAATAAACAAgatgctatgctcagaaaaataggctaggcgatacaggttagcgccatcttggaaccatctaaaatcaaatatactattgtaaatattcccttacctttcattatcttcatcagaaggcacttccaggaatcccaggtccacaacaaatgtagttttgtttgaaaaagttaataatttatgtcccaatagctccttcttgttagcgcgttccgaaggctactcataatgtacgaggcgcgccggacttgtcgtcacgaatgtgcaaaaaatatatatttacgttcgttcaaacatgtcaaacgttttataacataaatctttagggcctttttcaatcagagcttcaataatattcaaggcggacgattgcattgtcttactaaacgtttcggaacaaaagggtacccatgggcgcctgcgtcatagtagtaatggccctccctctatgaccaactttccaagcctctctttcggtcagtttctaccatagaagactcaaaccactttgtaaagactgttgacatctagtggaagccttaggaagtgctaaatgaatcctaactcacggtgtgtttcataggcaaagtgttgaaggtgattccacaaatcagatttccacttcctgcatggaatcttctaaggttttggcctgccatagcagttctgttatactcacagacaccattcaaacagttttagaaactttagggcgttttctatccaaatatactaattatatgcatattctagttactgggcaggagtagtaaccagattaattcgggtacgttttttatccggccttgcaaatactgccccctagccccaacaggttttaagaacaaattcttatttacaatgactgcctacagttgaagtcagaagtttacatacaccttagccaaatatatttaaacacagtttttcacaattcctgacatttaatcctagtaaaaattccctgtcttaggtcagttacgatcaccactttattttaagaatgtgaaatgtcagaataatagtagagagtgatttatttcagcttttatttctttcatcacattcccagtgggtcagaagttcatacactcaattagtatttggtagcattgcctttaaattgtttaacttgggtcaaacgttttgggtagccttccacaagcttcccacaataagttgggtgaattttggctcattcctcctgacagagctggtgtaactgagtcaggtttgtaggcctccttgctcgcacacgctttttcagttgtgcccacaaattttctataggattgaggtcagggctttgtgatggccactccaataccttgactttgtcattaagccattttgtcacaactttggaagtacgcttggggtcattgtccatttggaagacccatttgcgaccaagctttaacttcctgactgatgtcttgagatgttggttcaatatatccacatacttttcctgcctcatgatgccatctattttgtgaagtgcaccagtccctcctgcagcaaagcacacccacaacatgatgctgccacccctgtgcttcacggttgggatggtgttcttcggcttgcaagcctccccctttgtcctccaaacataacgatggtcattatggccaaacagttctatttttgtttcatcagaccagaggacatttctccaaaaagtacgatctttgtccccatgtgcagttgcaaaccgtagtctggcttttttatggcggttttggagcagtggcttcttctttgctgagcggcctttcaggttatgtcgatataggactcgttttactgtggatatagatacttttgtacctgtttcctccagcatcttcacaaggtcctttgctgttgttctgggattgattttcacttttcgcaacaaagtacgttcatctctaggagacagaatgtttctccttcctgagcggtatgacggctgtgtggtcccatggtgtttatacttgcgtactattgtttgtatagatgaaggtggcaccttcaggcgtttggaagttgctcccaaggttgaaccagacttgtggatgtctacaatttttttcttggctgatttc encodes:
- the LOC115162252 gene encoding protein RD3-like isoform X1; the protein is MPLFSWMKWLRAEGEQAQDEGTSAKSTGVLPSCTLIRELLWHVEERERLAREVEREHRLAHNTVGYPHWLQSYPRLRTLIPASERHQLERLCAQIQPIHTATVLSRFREVLASNNILPWELVYVFKQVLRDFLNKEEGEEEEEHLPQPALLEPMEAWTNRYQMKQGFVTPTVPDCGEPPREEIPTISGYVDRTMRGSSPFTAHRDWDLPYYYHHPMPHNSTEAYSTML
- the LOC115162252 gene encoding protein RD3-like isoform X2 — encoded protein: MKWLRAEGEQAQDEGTSAKSTGVLPSCTLIRELLWHVEERERLAREVEREHRLAHNTVGYPHWLQSYPRLRTLIPASERHQLERLCAQIQPIHTATVLSRFREVLASNNILPWELVYVFKQVLRDFLNKEEGEEEEEHLPQPALLEPMEAWTNRYQMKQGFVTPTVPDCGEPPREEIPTISGYVDRTMRGSSPFTAHRDWDLPYYYHHPMPHNSTEAYSTML